From the genome of Anopheles moucheti chromosome 3, idAnoMoucSN_F20_07, whole genome shotgun sequence, one region includes:
- the LOC128301157 gene encoding nocturnin isoform X3 codes for MDLLVRTTWVFTTKRFKNLLLIPRMGSFTSAPQIKNVDYQDDKLEITDGMSVPDLVEYCRIARGDDRPPLVKRKFLKPTDHINRTDLTDGFKMLHLDSISKTSFPFSACSEPSLIASQLRIFQWNMLSQTLGMHNDGFVRCPLEALTWDCRRYQLIEEIVQNDPDIICLQEVDHFKFLQKILSTQNYEGVFFPKPDSPCLYINGNNGPDGCAVFYKKDRLEMVNHFTRVLEVWRVQSNQVAIAAVLRTRDTRQEICVTTTHLKARKGALLSKLRNEQGKDLLYFIDGVAENRPVIICGDFNAEPIEPIYSTVLNYKPLGLASAYSDLLAEESQDENNQNALNTKPGERCSRSSIGSAHSINDECGLSNGVRTKAEQSAAYEPPYTTWKIREEGEVCHTIDYVFYSKEKLTVKNCLMFPSGEEIGVDRTPSFQYPSDHFSLVCDIELKPAADTIAPEDSNSIPNHQL; via the exons ATGGATCTTCTCGTTCGAACGACATGGGTATTTACAACGAAGCGATTCAAGAATTTGCTTCTCATTCCCAG AATGGGCTCATTCACGTCCGCTCCCCAAATCAAAAACGTGGACTATCAGGATGATAAGCTGGAAATTACCGATGGTATGTCCGTGCCGGATCTCGTCGAATACTGCCGGATAGCACGTGGTGACGATCGACCACCGCTGGTGAAGCGCAAATTTCTCAAACCAACCGATCACATAAACCGCACCGATCTGACGGACGGGTTCAAAATGCTCCACCTAGATTCTATATCCAAGA cttcttttccgttttcagCATGCAGTGAACCATCACTGATCGCTTCACAGTTACGAATATTTCAATGGAACATGCTCTCACAAA CGCTCGGTATGCACAACGACGGATTCGTCCGATGTCCGCTGGAAGCACTGACGTGGGATTGTCGACGATATCAGCTTATTGAAGAAATTGTACAAAACGATCCCGACATCATCTGTCTGCAG GAGGTAGATCACTTCAAATTTCTGCAAAAGATACTCAGCACACAAAACTATGAAGGTGTGTTCTTCCCCAAACCTGACTCGCCCTGTCTGTACATCAATGGTAACAATGGTCCGGACGGTTGTGCCGTGTTTTACAAGAAGGATCGGCTCGAGATGGTTAACCATTTTACACGCGTGCTGGAGGTGTGGCGTGTTCAAAGCAATCAGGTAGCGATAGCGGCTGTTTTGCGGACACGTGATACGCGCCAGGAGATTTGTGTGACCACCACACATCTGAAGGCAAGGAAAGGAGCACTGCTGTCGAAGCTGCGCAATGAGCAGGGCAAGGATCTGCTATACTTTATCGATGGTGTTGCGGAAAATCGACCAGTAATAATATGCGGTGACTTTAATGCGGAACCGATCGAACCAATCTATAGCACGGTGCTGAACTATAAACCGCTCGGATTGGCTAGCGCGTATTCGGATCTGTTGGCTGAGGAATCGCAGGACGAGAACAATCAGAACGCACTGAACACGAAACCGGGCGAACGGTGTAGCCGCAGCAGTATTGGATCAGCGCACAGTATCAACGACGAGTGTGGACTCTCCAATGGGGTCAGGACGAAGGCGGAACAGTCGGCTGCATACGAACCACCGTACACCACGTGGAAGATTCGCGAAGAGGGAGAAGTCTGCCATACGATCGATTATGTGTTTTATTCCAAGGAAAAGTTGACG GTAAAGAACTGTCTAATGTTCCCTTCCGGCGAAGAAATCGGCGTTGATCGCACTCCTAGCTTCCAATATCCTTCCGATCATTTTTCGCTCGTATGCGACATCGAACTAAAGCCTGCAGCGGACACTATAGCACCGGAGGATTCCAACTCGATACCGAATCATCAATTGTAG
- the LOC128301157 gene encoding nocturnin isoform X6 — MEGSFGEPYHPPDGTGPIDELDCIPPRQLLMYLVRMGSFTSAPQIKNVDYQDDKLEITDGMSVPDLVEYCRIARGDDRPPLVKRKFLKPTDHINRTDLTDGFKMLHLDSISKTCSEPSLIASQLRIFQWNMLSQTLGMHNDGFVRCPLEALTWDCRRYQLIEEIVQNDPDIICLQEVDHFKFLQKILSTQNYEGVFFPKPDSPCLYINGNNGPDGCAVFYKKDRLEMVNHFTRVLEVWRVQSNQVAIAAVLRTRDTRQEICVTTTHLKARKGALLSKLRNEQGKDLLYFIDGVAENRPVIICGDFNAEPIEPIYSTVLNYKPLGLASAYSDLSIGSAHSINDECGLSNGVRTKAEQSAAYEPPYTTWKIREEGEVCHTIDYVFYSKEKLTVKNCLMFPSGEEIGVDRTPSFQYPSDHFSLVCDIELKPAADTIAPEDSNSIPNHQL; from the exons AATGGGCTCATTCACGTCCGCTCCCCAAATCAAAAACGTGGACTATCAGGATGATAAGCTGGAAATTACCGATGGTATGTCCGTGCCGGATCTCGTCGAATACTGCCGGATAGCACGTGGTGACGATCGACCACCGCTGGTGAAGCGCAAATTTCTCAAACCAACCGATCACATAAACCGCACCGATCTGACGGACGGGTTCAAAATGCTCCACCTAGATTCTATATCCAAGA CATGCAGTGAACCATCACTGATCGCTTCACAGTTACGAATATTTCAATGGAACATGCTCTCACAAA CGCTCGGTATGCACAACGACGGATTCGTCCGATGTCCGCTGGAAGCACTGACGTGGGATTGTCGACGATATCAGCTTATTGAAGAAATTGTACAAAACGATCCCGACATCATCTGTCTGCAG GAGGTAGATCACTTCAAATTTCTGCAAAAGATACTCAGCACACAAAACTATGAAGGTGTGTTCTTCCCCAAACCTGACTCGCCCTGTCTGTACATCAATGGTAACAATGGTCCGGACGGTTGTGCCGTGTTTTACAAGAAGGATCGGCTCGAGATGGTTAACCATTTTACACGCGTGCTGGAGGTGTGGCGTGTTCAAAGCAATCAGGTAGCGATAGCGGCTGTTTTGCGGACACGTGATACGCGCCAGGAGATTTGTGTGACCACCACACATCTGAAGGCAAGGAAAGGAGCACTGCTGTCGAAGCTGCGCAATGAGCAGGGCAAGGATCTGCTATACTTTATCGATGGTGTTGCGGAAAATCGACCAGTAATAATATGCGGTGACTTTAATGCGGAACCGATCGAACCAATCTATAGCACGGTGCTGAACTATAAACCGCTCGGATTGGCTAGCGCGTATTCGGATCT CAGTATTGGATCAGCGCACAGTATCAACGACGAGTGTGGACTCTCCAATGGGGTCAGGACGAAGGCGGAACAGTCGGCTGCATACGAACCACCGTACACCACGTGGAAGATTCGCGAAGAGGGAGAAGTCTGCCATACGATCGATTATGTGTTTTATTCCAAGGAAAAGTTGACG GTAAAGAACTGTCTAATGTTCCCTTCCGGCGAAGAAATCGGCGTTGATCGCACTCCTAGCTTCCAATATCCTTCCGATCATTTTTCGCTCGTATGCGACATCGAACTAAAGCCTGCAGCGGACACTATAGCACCGGAGGATTCCAACTCGATACCGAATCATCAATTGTAG
- the LOC128301159 gene encoding proton-coupled amino acid transporter-like protein CG1139, with protein sequence MSSSTGGSPSKKGTSVDMQIFASNGNTIVDESYDPHLHRNRPHPTTNFETLVHLLKGSLGTGILAMPQAFYNAGYISGVVNTILIGILCTYCLHVLVQAQYALCKRHRVPILTYPISMKIALEEGPACLRPFAPYAVVIVDGFMIFYQLGICCVYIVFVATNIKQLVDYYWLELDVKIHCLILLVPLIGINMIRNLKVLAPFSTLANLITFVGIGLILAYILDDIPPISERQPIAELGKFPLFFGTTLFALEAVGVIIALENNMATPKSFGGTCGVLNVGMIVIVFLYAGMGFLGYLKYGAESAGSITLNLPQEEIMSQSIRILFAVAIFISYGLQCYVPVDIIWNVYLVEKYRDSNNKLVYEMLVRIVVVITTFLLAVAIPRLGLFISLFGAFCLSALGIAFPAIMEICVLWPDKLGPGKITLWKDIILIIFGVIGLVAGTYTSVRDIILSFM encoded by the exons ATGAGCAGCTCTACCGGGGGAAGTCCCTCGAAGAAGGGCACAAGCGTGGAcatgcaaatatttgcttcCAATGGCAATACGATCGTAGACGAGAGTTATGATCCCCATCTCCACCGAAACCGACCGCACCCGACGAC TAACTTTGAAACGTTGGTCCACCTGCTGAAGGGATCGCTCGGAACGGGCATTCTTGCGATGCCGCAAGCATTCTACAATGCCGGCTACATCTCCGGTGTCGTTAACACGATCCTGATCGGCATCCTCTGTACGTACTGTTTGCACGTGCTCGTCCAGGCGCAGTACGCTCTGTGCAAGCGTCACCGAGTGCCGATTCTCACCTATCCAATCTCGATGAAGATTGCGCTCGAGGAGGGTCCGGCATGTTTACGACCGTTCGCACCATACGCTGT TGTTATCGTTGATGGCTTCATGATCTTCTATCAGCTGGGTATCTGCTGCGTGTACATAGTGTTTGTAGCGACCAACATTAAGCAG TTGGTGGACTACTATTGGCTGGAGCTGGATGTGAAAATCCATTGCCTGATACTTCTCGTACCACTGATAGGCATCAATATGATACGCAACCTGAAGGTCCTGGCACCATTCTCAACGTTGGCCAACTTGATCACCTTCGTCG GCATTGGATTGATATTGGCCTACATTCTGGATGATATCCCACCGATCTCCGAACGTCAGCCAATAGCTGAGCTGGGCAAATTTCCACTCTTCTTCGGTACCACACTGTTTGCATTGGAAGCAGTAGGAGTG ATTATAGCACTGGAAAACAATATGGCCACCCCGAAATCGTTTGGTGGTACCTGCGGAGTACTTAACGTGGGCATGATAGTGATTGTCTTCCTTTATGCCGGTATGGGATTCTTGGGCTATCTGAAGTATGGTGCTGAATCGGCGGGCAGTATAACACTCAACTTGCCACAGGAGGAGAT CATGTCTCAATCGATCAGAATTCTGTTCGCGGTGGCCATCTTCATTTCGTACGGTTTGCAATGCTACGTACCGGTCGATATTATCTGGAATGTTTATCTGGTGGAGAAGTACCGTGACTCCAACAACAAGCTGGTATACGAAATGTTGGTCCGAATCGTTGTCGTCATTACAACTT TCCTACTGGCCGTTGCCATTCCACGATTGGGTCTGTTCATTTCGCTGTTCGGTGCATTTTGTCTGTCCGCGCTGGGTATTGCTTTCCCTGCAATTATGGAGATCTGTGTGCTGTGGCCTGACAAGCTGGGTCCGGGTAAGATCACTCTCTGGAAAGACATCATATTGATCATCTTCGGTGTCATCGGTCTGGTAGCTGGTACATACACGAGCGTGCGGGATATTATTCTTAGTTTTATGTAA
- the LOC128301157 gene encoding nocturnin isoform X4, translated as MRRKIGRVLTTVVRVCAYLWNRKRMGSFTSAPQIKNVDYQDDKLEITDGMSVPDLVEYCRIARGDDRPPLVKRKFLKPTDHINRTDLTDGFKMLHLDSISKTSFPFSACSEPSLIASQLRIFQWNMLSQTLGMHNDGFVRCPLEALTWDCRRYQLIEEIVQNDPDIICLQEVDHFKFLQKILSTQNYEGVFFPKPDSPCLYINGNNGPDGCAVFYKKDRLEMVNHFTRVLEVWRVQSNQVAIAAVLRTRDTRQEICVTTTHLKARKGALLSKLRNEQGKDLLYFIDGVAENRPVIICGDFNAEPIEPIYSTVLNYKPLGLASAYSDLLAEESQDENNQNALNTKPGERCSRSSIGSAHSINDECGLSNGVRTKAEQSAAYEPPYTTWKIREEGEVCHTIDYVFYSKEKLTVKNCLMFPSGEEIGVDRTPSFQYPSDHFSLVCDIELKPAADTIAPEDSNSIPNHQL; from the exons ATGAGAAGGAAGATCGGCCGTGTGTTGACTACtgtcgtgcgtgtgtgtgcgtacttGTGGAATAGGAAAAG AATGGGCTCATTCACGTCCGCTCCCCAAATCAAAAACGTGGACTATCAGGATGATAAGCTGGAAATTACCGATGGTATGTCCGTGCCGGATCTCGTCGAATACTGCCGGATAGCACGTGGTGACGATCGACCACCGCTGGTGAAGCGCAAATTTCTCAAACCAACCGATCACATAAACCGCACCGATCTGACGGACGGGTTCAAAATGCTCCACCTAGATTCTATATCCAAGA cttcttttccgttttcagCATGCAGTGAACCATCACTGATCGCTTCACAGTTACGAATATTTCAATGGAACATGCTCTCACAAA CGCTCGGTATGCACAACGACGGATTCGTCCGATGTCCGCTGGAAGCACTGACGTGGGATTGTCGACGATATCAGCTTATTGAAGAAATTGTACAAAACGATCCCGACATCATCTGTCTGCAG GAGGTAGATCACTTCAAATTTCTGCAAAAGATACTCAGCACACAAAACTATGAAGGTGTGTTCTTCCCCAAACCTGACTCGCCCTGTCTGTACATCAATGGTAACAATGGTCCGGACGGTTGTGCCGTGTTTTACAAGAAGGATCGGCTCGAGATGGTTAACCATTTTACACGCGTGCTGGAGGTGTGGCGTGTTCAAAGCAATCAGGTAGCGATAGCGGCTGTTTTGCGGACACGTGATACGCGCCAGGAGATTTGTGTGACCACCACACATCTGAAGGCAAGGAAAGGAGCACTGCTGTCGAAGCTGCGCAATGAGCAGGGCAAGGATCTGCTATACTTTATCGATGGTGTTGCGGAAAATCGACCAGTAATAATATGCGGTGACTTTAATGCGGAACCGATCGAACCAATCTATAGCACGGTGCTGAACTATAAACCGCTCGGATTGGCTAGCGCGTATTCGGATCTGTTGGCTGAGGAATCGCAGGACGAGAACAATCAGAACGCACTGAACACGAAACCGGGCGAACGGTGTAGCCGCAGCAGTATTGGATCAGCGCACAGTATCAACGACGAGTGTGGACTCTCCAATGGGGTCAGGACGAAGGCGGAACAGTCGGCTGCATACGAACCACCGTACACCACGTGGAAGATTCGCGAAGAGGGAGAAGTCTGCCATACGATCGATTATGTGTTTTATTCCAAGGAAAAGTTGACG GTAAAGAACTGTCTAATGTTCCCTTCCGGCGAAGAAATCGGCGTTGATCGCACTCCTAGCTTCCAATATCCTTCCGATCATTTTTCGCTCGTATGCGACATCGAACTAAAGCCTGCAGCGGACACTATAGCACCGGAGGATTCCAACTCGATACCGAATCATCAATTGTAG
- the LOC128301157 gene encoding nocturnin isoform X2, with the protein MLDTGSEIQLTEKPSSVRGGVPMNGALKKSHLQRVMLQRMGSFTSAPQIKNVDYQDDKLEITDGMSVPDLVEYCRIARGDDRPPLVKRKFLKPTDHINRTDLTDGFKMLHLDSISKTSFPFSACSEPSLIASQLRIFQWNMLSQTLGMHNDGFVRCPLEALTWDCRRYQLIEEIVQNDPDIICLQEVDHFKFLQKILSTQNYEGVFFPKPDSPCLYINGNNGPDGCAVFYKKDRLEMVNHFTRVLEVWRVQSNQVAIAAVLRTRDTRQEICVTTTHLKARKGALLSKLRNEQGKDLLYFIDGVAENRPVIICGDFNAEPIEPIYSTVLNYKPLGLASAYSDLLAEESQDENNQNALNTKPGERCSRSSIGSAHSINDECGLSNGVRTKAEQSAAYEPPYTTWKIREEGEVCHTIDYVFYSKEKLTVKNCLMFPSGEEIGVDRTPSFQYPSDHFSLVCDIELKPAADTIAPEDSNSIPNHQL; encoded by the exons ATGCTAGATACGGGCAGTGAGATTCAGCTTACCGAAAAGCCATCCTCCGTTCGTGGAGGTGTGCCAATGAATGGGGCACTGAAGAAAAGTCATCTACAGCGGGTGATGCTGCAAAG AATGGGCTCATTCACGTCCGCTCCCCAAATCAAAAACGTGGACTATCAGGATGATAAGCTGGAAATTACCGATGGTATGTCCGTGCCGGATCTCGTCGAATACTGCCGGATAGCACGTGGTGACGATCGACCACCGCTGGTGAAGCGCAAATTTCTCAAACCAACCGATCACATAAACCGCACCGATCTGACGGACGGGTTCAAAATGCTCCACCTAGATTCTATATCCAAGA cttcttttccgttttcagCATGCAGTGAACCATCACTGATCGCTTCACAGTTACGAATATTTCAATGGAACATGCTCTCACAAA CGCTCGGTATGCACAACGACGGATTCGTCCGATGTCCGCTGGAAGCACTGACGTGGGATTGTCGACGATATCAGCTTATTGAAGAAATTGTACAAAACGATCCCGACATCATCTGTCTGCAG GAGGTAGATCACTTCAAATTTCTGCAAAAGATACTCAGCACACAAAACTATGAAGGTGTGTTCTTCCCCAAACCTGACTCGCCCTGTCTGTACATCAATGGTAACAATGGTCCGGACGGTTGTGCCGTGTTTTACAAGAAGGATCGGCTCGAGATGGTTAACCATTTTACACGCGTGCTGGAGGTGTGGCGTGTTCAAAGCAATCAGGTAGCGATAGCGGCTGTTTTGCGGACACGTGATACGCGCCAGGAGATTTGTGTGACCACCACACATCTGAAGGCAAGGAAAGGAGCACTGCTGTCGAAGCTGCGCAATGAGCAGGGCAAGGATCTGCTATACTTTATCGATGGTGTTGCGGAAAATCGACCAGTAATAATATGCGGTGACTTTAATGCGGAACCGATCGAACCAATCTATAGCACGGTGCTGAACTATAAACCGCTCGGATTGGCTAGCGCGTATTCGGATCTGTTGGCTGAGGAATCGCAGGACGAGAACAATCAGAACGCACTGAACACGAAACCGGGCGAACGGTGTAGCCGCAGCAGTATTGGATCAGCGCACAGTATCAACGACGAGTGTGGACTCTCCAATGGGGTCAGGACGAAGGCGGAACAGTCGGCTGCATACGAACCACCGTACACCACGTGGAAGATTCGCGAAGAGGGAGAAGTCTGCCATACGATCGATTATGTGTTTTATTCCAAGGAAAAGTTGACG GTAAAGAACTGTCTAATGTTCCCTTCCGGCGAAGAAATCGGCGTTGATCGCACTCCTAGCTTCCAATATCCTTCCGATCATTTTTCGCTCGTATGCGACATCGAACTAAAGCCTGCAGCGGACACTATAGCACCGGAGGATTCCAACTCGATACCGAATCATCAATTGTAG
- the LOC128301157 gene encoding nocturnin isoform X7 gives MEGSFGEPYHPPDGTGPIDELDCIPPRQLLMYLVRMGSFTSAPQIKNVDYQDDKLEITDGMSVPDLVEYCRIARGDDRPPLVKRKFLKPTDHINRTDLTDGFKMLHLDSISKTSFPFSACSEPSLIASQLRIFQWNMLSQTLGMHNDGFVRCPLEALTWDCRRYQLIEEIVQNDPDIICLQEVDHFKFLQKILSTQNYEGVFFPKPDSPCLYINGNNGPDGCAVFYKKDRLEMVNHFTRVLEVWRVQSNQVAIAAVLRTRDTRQEICVTTTHLKARKGALLSKLRNEQGKDLLYFIDGVAENRPVIICGDFNAEPIEPIYSTVLNYKPLGLASAYSDLLAEESQDENNQNALNTKPGERCSRSSIGSAHSINDECGLSNGVRTKAEQSAAYEPPYTTWKIREEGEVCHTIDYVFYSKEKLTVKNCLMFPSGEEIGVDRTPSFQYPSDHFSLVCDIELKPAADTIAPEDSNSIPNHQL, from the exons AATGGGCTCATTCACGTCCGCTCCCCAAATCAAAAACGTGGACTATCAGGATGATAAGCTGGAAATTACCGATGGTATGTCCGTGCCGGATCTCGTCGAATACTGCCGGATAGCACGTGGTGACGATCGACCACCGCTGGTGAAGCGCAAATTTCTCAAACCAACCGATCACATAAACCGCACCGATCTGACGGACGGGTTCAAAATGCTCCACCTAGATTCTATATCCAAGA cttcttttccgttttcagCATGCAGTGAACCATCACTGATCGCTTCACAGTTACGAATATTTCAATGGAACATGCTCTCACAAA CGCTCGGTATGCACAACGACGGATTCGTCCGATGTCCGCTGGAAGCACTGACGTGGGATTGTCGACGATATCAGCTTATTGAAGAAATTGTACAAAACGATCCCGACATCATCTGTCTGCAG GAGGTAGATCACTTCAAATTTCTGCAAAAGATACTCAGCACACAAAACTATGAAGGTGTGTTCTTCCCCAAACCTGACTCGCCCTGTCTGTACATCAATGGTAACAATGGTCCGGACGGTTGTGCCGTGTTTTACAAGAAGGATCGGCTCGAGATGGTTAACCATTTTACACGCGTGCTGGAGGTGTGGCGTGTTCAAAGCAATCAGGTAGCGATAGCGGCTGTTTTGCGGACACGTGATACGCGCCAGGAGATTTGTGTGACCACCACACATCTGAAGGCAAGGAAAGGAGCACTGCTGTCGAAGCTGCGCAATGAGCAGGGCAAGGATCTGCTATACTTTATCGATGGTGTTGCGGAAAATCGACCAGTAATAATATGCGGTGACTTTAATGCGGAACCGATCGAACCAATCTATAGCACGGTGCTGAACTATAAACCGCTCGGATTGGCTAGCGCGTATTCGGATCTGTTGGCTGAGGAATCGCAGGACGAGAACAATCAGAACGCACTGAACACGAAACCGGGCGAACGGTGTAGCCGCAGCAGTATTGGATCAGCGCACAGTATCAACGACGAGTGTGGACTCTCCAATGGGGTCAGGACGAAGGCGGAACAGTCGGCTGCATACGAACCACCGTACACCACGTGGAAGATTCGCGAAGAGGGAGAAGTCTGCCATACGATCGATTATGTGTTTTATTCCAAGGAAAAGTTGACG GTAAAGAACTGTCTAATGTTCCCTTCCGGCGAAGAAATCGGCGTTGATCGCACTCCTAGCTTCCAATATCCTTCCGATCATTTTTCGCTCGTATGCGACATCGAACTAAAGCCTGCAGCGGACACTATAGCACCGGAGGATTCCAACTCGATACCGAATCATCAATTGTAG
- the LOC128301157 gene encoding nocturnin isoform X5 encodes MLDTGSEIQLTEKPSSVRGGVPMNGALKKSHLQRVMLQRMGSFTSAPQIKNVDYQDDKLEITDGMSVPDLVEYCRIARGDDRPPLVKRKFLKPTDHINRTDLTDGFKMLHLDSISKTCSEPSLIASQLRIFQWNMLSQTLGMHNDGFVRCPLEALTWDCRRYQLIEEIVQNDPDIICLQEVDHFKFLQKILSTQNYEGVFFPKPDSPCLYINGNNGPDGCAVFYKKDRLEMVNHFTRVLEVWRVQSNQVAIAAVLRTRDTRQEICVTTTHLKARKGALLSKLRNEQGKDLLYFIDGVAENRPVIICGDFNAEPIEPIYSTVLNYKPLGLASAYSDLSIGSAHSINDECGLSNGVRTKAEQSAAYEPPYTTWKIREEGEVCHTIDYVFYSKEKLTVKNCLMFPSGEEIGVDRTPSFQYPSDHFSLVCDIELKPAADTIAPEDSNSIPNHQL; translated from the exons ATGCTAGATACGGGCAGTGAGATTCAGCTTACCGAAAAGCCATCCTCCGTTCGTGGAGGTGTGCCAATGAATGGGGCACTGAAGAAAAGTCATCTACAGCGGGTGATGCTGCAAAG AATGGGCTCATTCACGTCCGCTCCCCAAATCAAAAACGTGGACTATCAGGATGATAAGCTGGAAATTACCGATGGTATGTCCGTGCCGGATCTCGTCGAATACTGCCGGATAGCACGTGGTGACGATCGACCACCGCTGGTGAAGCGCAAATTTCTCAAACCAACCGATCACATAAACCGCACCGATCTGACGGACGGGTTCAAAATGCTCCACCTAGATTCTATATCCAAGA CATGCAGTGAACCATCACTGATCGCTTCACAGTTACGAATATTTCAATGGAACATGCTCTCACAAA CGCTCGGTATGCACAACGACGGATTCGTCCGATGTCCGCTGGAAGCACTGACGTGGGATTGTCGACGATATCAGCTTATTGAAGAAATTGTACAAAACGATCCCGACATCATCTGTCTGCAG GAGGTAGATCACTTCAAATTTCTGCAAAAGATACTCAGCACACAAAACTATGAAGGTGTGTTCTTCCCCAAACCTGACTCGCCCTGTCTGTACATCAATGGTAACAATGGTCCGGACGGTTGTGCCGTGTTTTACAAGAAGGATCGGCTCGAGATGGTTAACCATTTTACACGCGTGCTGGAGGTGTGGCGTGTTCAAAGCAATCAGGTAGCGATAGCGGCTGTTTTGCGGACACGTGATACGCGCCAGGAGATTTGTGTGACCACCACACATCTGAAGGCAAGGAAAGGAGCACTGCTGTCGAAGCTGCGCAATGAGCAGGGCAAGGATCTGCTATACTTTATCGATGGTGTTGCGGAAAATCGACCAGTAATAATATGCGGTGACTTTAATGCGGAACCGATCGAACCAATCTATAGCACGGTGCTGAACTATAAACCGCTCGGATTGGCTAGCGCGTATTCGGATCT CAGTATTGGATCAGCGCACAGTATCAACGACGAGTGTGGACTCTCCAATGGGGTCAGGACGAAGGCGGAACAGTCGGCTGCATACGAACCACCGTACACCACGTGGAAGATTCGCGAAGAGGGAGAAGTCTGCCATACGATCGATTATGTGTTTTATTCCAAGGAAAAGTTGACG GTAAAGAACTGTCTAATGTTCCCTTCCGGCGAAGAAATCGGCGTTGATCGCACTCCTAGCTTCCAATATCCTTCCGATCATTTTTCGCTCGTATGCGACATCGAACTAAAGCCTGCAGCGGACACTATAGCACCGGAGGATTCCAACTCGATACCGAATCATCAATTGTAG